A single window of Arcobacter sp. CECT 8983 DNA harbors:
- a CDS encoding cytochrome bc complex cytochrome b subunit, translating into MAKFEKANSVGEWLDQRLNTTALTKVLMTEYWIPKDINFLWAMGVLLAVTFKILVISGLFLMMYYKPDVNLAFDSVNYTIMQEVAYGWLFRHMHGVAASVVFLIIYIHMFTGIYYGSYKQGREMIWISGMLLFMTFSAAGFSGYMLPWGQMSYWAAMVITNLFGGVPVIGDALVVWIRGDFNVADATLTRFFMLHVFLLPIVIMGIIGLHFYTLRIPHVNNQEGADIDYDAEAEKYLSGNKKESKVIPFWPVFISKDFAILGIFLIFYFYLVFFHYNFAMDPVNFDPADNMVTPAHIYPEWYFLWSYEVLRGFFFDVGPIKAFDIGLAAFGFANVIFLVLPWLDRDPAILPAHKRPGFRVWFWILMVDLIVLTVYGKLPPTGINAWVGFASATLFILLFVALPFITKLDAKKRGA; encoded by the coding sequence ATGGCAAAATTTGAAAAAGCTAACTCTGTAGGTGAGTGGTTAGACCAAAGACTTAATACTACAGCATTAACTAAAGTATTAATGACGGAGTATTGGATTCCAAAAGATATCAACTTCTTATGGGCAATGGGTGTACTTTTAGCAGTTACGTTTAAAATCCTAGTAATCTCAGGTTTATTCTTAATGATGTATTACAAACCAGATGTAAACTTAGCATTTGATTCTGTAAACTATACAATCATGCAAGAAGTTGCATATGGTTGGTTATTTAGACATATGCATGGTGTTGCAGCTTCTGTTGTATTTTTAATTATTTATATCCACATGTTTACAGGAATCTATTATGGTTCATATAAGCAAGGTAGAGAAATGATTTGGATTTCTGGTATGTTATTATTTATGACATTCTCAGCTGCTGGATTCTCTGGATATATGTTACCATGGGGACAAATGTCTTATTGGGCTGCAATGGTTATTACAAACCTATTTGGTGGTGTTCCAGTTATTGGAGATGCATTAGTTGTATGGATTAGAGGTGACTTTAACGTTGCTGATGCTACATTAACTAGATTCTTCATGTTACACGTTTTCTTATTACCAATTGTTATTATGGGTATTATTGGATTACACTTCTATACATTAAGAATTCCTCACGTAAATAACCAAGAAGGTGCAGATATTGATTATGATGCAGAAGCAGAAAAATATTTATCTGGTAACAAAAAAGAATCTAAAGTTATTCCTTTCTGGCCAGTATTTATTTCTAAAGACTTTGCTATTTTAGGTATTTTCTTAATTTTCTATTTCTACTTAGTATTCTTCCATTATAACTTTGCAATGGATCCAGTTAACTTTGATCCTGCAGACAACATGGTAACTCCTGCACATATTTACCCAGAGTGGTATTTCTTATGGTCATATGAAGTGTTAAGAGGGTTCTTCTTTGATGTTGGTCCTATTAAAGCATTTGATATTGGTTTAGCAGCATTTGGTTTTGCAAATGTTATTTTCTTAGTATTACCATGGTTAGATAGAGATCCTGCAATTTTACCAGCTCATAAAAGACCTGGATTTAGAGTATGGTTCTGGATATTAATGGTTGACTTAATTGTTTTAACTGTTTATGGTAAATTACCTCCAACAGGTATAAATGCTTGGGTTGGATTTGCTTCAGCTACATTATTTATTTTATTATTTGTAGCATTACCATTTATTACTAAATTAGATGCTAAAAAGAGAGGTGCATAA
- a CDS encoding c-type cytochrome, which translates to MRELKILAVVVAFTLITYWGVEPFAHSQMHPHVEPADYEFADVQENVKDVKALIGNAQNGAGLVQANCTACHSIEKEGFPQLMDNASAAAAYGVVPPDLSTAGRIYNADYLAAFIKNPVEASKVAHKFQDGRVHPMPAYGWMQPQEIADMVAYLKSIAPKEMTNKEVFVDACQRCHGIKYGDMKGGSMAAKTPDENIKAYMGKLPPDLSQYIRSRGEHYLHTFINDPQKHLEGTAMPRVGLTEESQDQVIAYMEEVGDSKKAEREALGPKFLIYLVIFAIFAWLWKASKWREVH; encoded by the coding sequence ATGAGAGAATTAAAGATTTTAGCAGTAGTAGTAGCATTTACTCTTATTACTTACTGGGGTGTTGAGCCATTCGCTCACTCTCAAATGCATCCACATGTAGAACCAGCTGATTATGAATTTGCTGATGTTCAAGAAAATGTTAAAGATGTTAAAGCTTTAATTGGAAATGCTCAAAATGGAGCAGGATTAGTTCAAGCAAACTGTACTGCTTGTCACTCTATTGAAAAAGAAGGTTTTCCTCAATTAATGGATAATGCTAGCGCTGCAGCAGCTTATGGAGTTGTTCCACCAGATTTATCTACTGCTGGAAGAATCTATAATGCTGATTATTTAGCTGCATTTATTAAAAATCCCGTAGAAGCTTCTAAAGTTGCTCATAAATTCCAAGATGGAAGAGTTCATCCAATGCCAGCTTATGGTTGGATGCAACCACAAGAGATTGCAGATATGGTAGCATATTTAAAATCTATTGCTCCAAAAGAAATGACTAATAAAGAAGTATTTGTAGATGCTTGTCAAAGATGTCATGGTATTAAATATGGAGATATGAAAGGTGGTTCTATGGCTGCTAAAACTCCAGATGAAAATATCAAAGCATATATGGGTAAATTACCTCCAGATTTATCACAATACATTAGATCAAGAGGTGAGCATTACTTACATACATTTATCAATGATCCTCAAAAACACTTAGAAGGTACAGCTATGCCTAGAGTTGGATTAACTGAAGAATCTCAAGATCAAGTTATTGCATATATGGAAGAAGTTGGTGATTCTAAAAAAGCTGAAAGAGAAGCTTTAGGACCTAAATTCTTAATCTATTTAGTTATTTTCGCAATTTTCGCTTGGTTATGGAAAGCAAGTAAATGGAGAGAAGTTCACTAA
- a CDS encoding 16S rRNA (uracil(1498)-N(3))-methyltransferase, giving the protein MQFTYHEEASQEFLSVDNETYKYLFKARRQKIEDEIYFRNLKDKNIYLYKVVEINRKDAKLQLVSFEEKIIENDKKLHLAWCVIDPKIVEKNIASLNELGLEKITFIYCEYSQKNFKLNLDKLEKILLNSSSQCGRSSIIKLETCNSLDEFLSVNKNVYLLDFSQQNIETKKDEIEILLLGCEGGFSKNEREKFDSNKIVGFNSNLILRSETAAISAVSKVII; this is encoded by the coding sequence ATGCAGTTTACTTATCACGAAGAGGCTTCACAAGAGTTTTTATCTGTTGATAATGAAACTTATAAATATTTATTTAAAGCAAGACGGCAAAAGATTGAAGATGAAATATATTTTAGAAATTTAAAAGATAAAAATATATATCTTTATAAAGTTGTAGAGATTAATCGAAAAGATGCAAAGCTACAACTTGTATCTTTTGAAGAAAAAATTATTGAAAATGATAAAAAGCTACACCTTGCTTGGTGTGTTATTGACCCAAAGATTGTTGAAAAAAATATTGCTTCTTTAAATGAATTAGGTTTAGAAAAGATTACATTTATATATTGTGAATATTCACAGAAAAACTTTAAATTAAATCTTGACAAACTAGAAAAAATTTTACTTAACTCTTCTTCTCAATGTGGAAGAAGTTCTATTATTAAACTTGAAACTTGTAACTCTTTAGATGAGTTTTTATCTGTAAATAAAAATGTTTATCTTTTAGATTTTTCACAACAAAATATTGAAACTAAAAAAGATGAAATAGAAATCTTGTTATTAGGATGTGAAGGTGGGTTTTCAAAAAATGAAAGAGAAAAGTTTGATTCTAATAAAATAGTTGGATTTAATTCAAATTTGATTCTAAGAAGTGAAACAGCTGCTATAAGCGCTGTATCTAAAGTTATTATTTAA
- a CDS encoding molybdopterin molybdotransferase MoeA, translating into MALSVNNALKIISELSVNPKFEIIPIEESINRICAQDIKAKLALPRFNNSAMDGYGFKLQDIEKELKVIDSVFAGDNKDINLQEATCIKIMTGAVVPDDVNVIAPKENCQILENGNIIVKDKNLKEYSHIRFVGEDVNISDKVLSKGDEINFANVTLLSSQGISYINVYKRPKIVVFSSGEELKLHYEKIEDHQIYNSNTPTLLTRCKEFNCDVTFIGQARDSIKSLEELITNSLDADLIVTSGGVSVGDADFTNEAFLNLGFEQIFKGIEIKPGKPTIFGKIKNTYILNLPGNPLASALIFEVFGKVLLQKLLGSNLIHHKTINAKLGTNLKNKKGRITIIPGLFDGEYFFPEDKRLPGMVSTLSKSNCMIALNEDVSFLQKEAEVKLLPINWKFFRKDYKDFLTYE; encoded by the coding sequence ATGGCATTAAGCGTAAATAATGCATTAAAAATAATCTCAGAATTATCAGTAAATCCAAAGTTTGAAATCATTCCAATTGAAGAATCAATCAATAGAATTTGTGCTCAAGATATAAAAGCAAAATTAGCACTTCCAAGATTTAACAACTCAGCAATGGATGGCTATGGCTTTAAACTTCAAGATATAGAAAAAGAGCTCAAAGTTATTGATTCAGTATTTGCAGGAGATAACAAAGATATTAACCTGCAAGAAGCAACATGTATTAAAATTATGACAGGAGCTGTTGTTCCAGATGATGTTAATGTAATTGCCCCTAAAGAAAATTGCCAAATTTTAGAAAATGGAAATATTATAGTCAAAGATAAAAATCTAAAAGAGTATTCTCATATAAGATTTGTCGGGGAAGATGTTAATATTTCAGACAAAGTATTAAGTAAAGGTGATGAAATAAACTTTGCTAATGTAACTTTACTCAGTTCACAAGGTATTTCATACATCAATGTTTATAAAAGACCAAAGATTGTTGTTTTTTCAAGTGGCGAAGAGTTGAAACTTCATTATGAAAAAATAGAAGACCATCAAATATATAATTCAAATACCCCTACTCTTTTAACAAGATGTAAAGAATTCAATTGTGATGTAACATTTATTGGACAAGCAAGGGATTCAATCAAATCACTTGAAGAGTTAATAACAAACTCCCTTGATGCTGATTTAATTGTCACTTCAGGAGGTGTTTCAGTTGGAGATGCTGATTTTACAAATGAAGCCTTTTTGAATTTAGGGTTTGAACAAATATTTAAAGGTATAGAAATAAAACCAGGTAAACCAACAATTTTTGGGAAGATAAAGAATACATATATTTTAAATTTACCAGGTAATCCTCTTGCTTCAGCTTTAATTTTTGAAGTTTTTGGAAAAGTTCTACTTCAGAAACTATTAGGTTCTAATTTAATACACCATAAAACTATAAATGCAAAATTAGGAACCAATTTAAAAAATAAAAAAGGAAGAATTACTATAATTCCAGGTTTATTTGATGGAGAGTATTTCTTTCCCGAAGACAAAAGACTTCCAGGAATGGTATCAACTTTAAGTAAAAGTAACTGCATGATAGCCCTTAATGAAGATGTTTCATTTTTACAAAAAGAAGCAGAAGTTAAACTTTTACCAATAAATTGGAAGTTTTTTAGAAAAGATTATAAGGATTTTTTAACATATGAGTAA
- the queC gene encoding 7-cyano-7-deazaguanine synthase QueC, producing the protein MSKTSKKAVCILSGGMDSTLASYIAKKDGYEIIAVHFNYGQRTEKRELKAFRDICEDLQIKEKYEIDIPFFTQIGASALTDNTIDIPVNGVEEGVPVTYVPFRNGIFLSIASAIAEKEEASALYIGVVEEDSSGYPDCTDEFISKMTSAINQGTKESTKIEIKTPLVHLMKDEIVKKSLELDVPLKHTWSCYQEEVAACGVCDSCRLRLNGFKKANATDPIKYKE; encoded by the coding sequence ATGAGTAAAACATCAAAAAAAGCAGTTTGTATTTTAAGTGGAGGAATGGACTCTACTTTAGCTTCATATATAGCAAAAAAAGATGGATATGAAATTATTGCTGTTCACTTTAACTATGGACAAAGAACCGAAAAAAGAGAGTTAAAAGCTTTTAGAGACATTTGTGAAGATTTACAAATTAAAGAAAAATATGAAATAGATATTCCTTTCTTCACACAAATAGGAGCCAGTGCTCTTACAGATAACACCATTGATATTCCTGTTAATGGAGTAGAAGAAGGTGTTCCTGTAACTTATGTACCATTTAGAAATGGGATTTTTCTTTCAATAGCAAGTGCTATTGCAGAAAAAGAAGAAGCTAGTGCTTTATATATTGGAGTTGTTGAAGAAGATAGTTCAGGTTACCCAGATTGCACTGATGAATTTATTTCAAAGATGACGTCTGCAATTAATCAAGGAACAAAAGAATCAACAAAAATAGAGATAAAAACTCCTTTAGTTCACCTAATGAAAGATGAGATAGTAAAAAAATCTTTAGAGTTAGATGTTCCATTAAAACATACTTGGTCATGTTATCAAGAGGAAGTTGCTGCTTGTGGAGTATGTGATTCTTGTAGATTAAGATTAAATGGGTTTAAAAAAGCAAACGCTACAGATCCAATAAAATATAAGGAATAA
- a CDS encoding 6-carboxytetrahydropterin synthase, whose translation MTWKISKSFDFCYGHRVWSQTLDSEYSLDPCLKCRHLHGHQGKIVIFLEAQKLKDGMVTDFKHLNWFKQFLDDVLDHKFILDINDPLYPTLLPHVEKEDLIYFEEGYYIPDMNKIKNEPTHIKEMYEGYVIVDFVPTSENLSAWFLEIASKKMKNLGVKVSSVEFAETPKSKSHVFA comes from the coding sequence TTGACTTGGAAAATTTCAAAATCATTTGATTTTTGTTATGGACACAGAGTTTGGTCTCAAACTTTAGACAGTGAATATTCACTTGACCCTTGTTTGAAATGTAGGCACTTACATGGGCACCAAGGAAAAATTGTAATTTTTTTAGAAGCTCAAAAATTAAAAGATGGAATGGTAACAGATTTTAAACACTTAAATTGGTTTAAACAGTTTTTAGATGATGTATTAGACCATAAATTTATTCTTGATATAAATGATCCACTATACCCTACTTTACTTCCTCATGTAGAAAAAGAAGATTTGATTTATTTTGAAGAGGGTTATTATATTCCTGACATGAATAAAATTAAAAATGAACCAACACATATTAAAGAGATGTATGAAGGATATGTAATAGTTGATTTTGTACCTACAAGCGAAAATCTATCTGCTTGGTTTTTAGAAATTGCAAGTAAAAAAATGAAAAATCTTGGAGTAAAAGTTTCAAGTGTAGAGTTTGCAGAAACTCCAAAAAGCAAAAGTCATGTCTTTGCTTGA
- a CDS encoding 7-carboxy-7-deazaguanine synthase QueE codes for MSLLEVNEIFGPTIQGEGKLVGTPSIFIRFGKCNFKCKGFNVEYETPSGVKKCSCDSYYAVDMAFKDQWQKMNAQDVINDVLQLEPNYKIDIVITGGEPLLYWKNEEFQKLLKYYVQNNYKVTIETNGSLNIDLNETYQKQLLFSMSVKLSNSLEPLKKRININTLTKIINETDGSYLKFVIDEDFKEQASYEIKELISQLPKVDVYLMPMGDTAKQINKNSEAVINLAIENGYKYCDRLHIRVWDNKRGV; via the coding sequence ATGTCTTTGCTTGAAGTTAATGAAATTTTTGGTCCAACTATTCAAGGTGAAGGTAAATTAGTTGGAACACCTTCTATTTTTATAAGATTTGGCAAATGTAACTTTAAATGTAAAGGTTTTAATGTAGAGTATGAAACTCCAAGTGGTGTAAAAAAGTGTTCATGTGATTCATATTATGCAGTTGATATGGCATTTAAAGATCAATGGCAAAAGATGAATGCACAAGATGTAATCAATGATGTTTTACAATTAGAACCTAACTATAAAATTGATATTGTTATTACTGGTGGAGAACCACTTTTATACTGGAAAAATGAAGAATTTCAAAAACTGTTAAAGTATTATGTGCAGAATAATTATAAAGTCACTATTGAAACTAATGGCTCACTAAATATAGATTTAAATGAAACTTACCAGAAACAATTACTATTTTCAATGAGTGTAAAATTATCAAACTCATTAGAACCTTTAAAGAAAAGAATTAACATAAATACATTAACAAAAATTATAAATGAAACTGATGGTTCATACTTAAAATTTGTTATAGATGAAGACTTTAAAGAACAGGCAAGTTATGAGATAAAAGAGCTTATTTCTCAACTTCCAAAGGTAGATGTGTACCTAATGCCTATGGGAGATACTGCAAAACAAATAAATAAAAATAGTGAGGCAGTTATTAACCTTGCAATTGAAAATGGATATAAATATTGTGATAGGCTTCATATAAGAGTTTGGGACAATAAAAGAGGTGTTTAA
- the fabG gene encoding 3-oxoacyl-ACP reductase FabG yields the protein MNFTGSNVLVTGASRGIGAEIAKTLASFGLKVWVNYRSGAEAAEKIKEEIEAAGGKAAIVKADVTSEEEFTAAIKTIVDADGELSYLVNNAGITKDKLALRMSVEDFNDVIAANLTSAFIGCKGALKAMGKKKFGSIVNISSIVGEMGNPGQTNYSASKGGLNAMTKSFAKEAASRGIRYNAVTPGFIQTDMTDELKDEVKAEYERNIPLSRFGQPKEIADAVAFLLSDHSSYITGEILKVNGGLYV from the coding sequence ATGAATTTTACAGGTTCTAATGTATTAGTAACAGGTGCTAGTAGAGGAATTGGAGCAGAAATAGCAAAAACTCTTGCTAGTTTTGGTTTAAAAGTTTGGGTTAACTATAGAAGTGGAGCCGAAGCTGCTGAAAAAATTAAAGAAGAGATTGAAGCTGCTGGTGGAAAAGCTGCAATAGTTAAAGCGGATGTAACAAGTGAAGAAGAGTTTACAGCTGCAATTAAAACAATTGTAGATGCAGATGGAGAACTTTCTTACTTAGTTAATAATGCTGGTATCACAAAAGATAAACTAGCATTAAGAATGTCAGTTGAAGATTTCAATGATGTTATTGCTGCAAATTTAACATCTGCATTTATTGGATGTAAAGGTGCTTTAAAAGCAATGGGTAAAAAGAAGTTTGGTTCTATTGTAAATATCTCTTCAATTGTTGGAGAAATGGGTAATCCAGGACAAACAAACTACTCTGCTTCTAAAGGTGGCTTAAATGCAATGACTAAATCTTTTGCAAAAGAAGCTGCATCAAGAGGTATTAGATACAATGCAGTAACTCCAGGCTTTATTCAAACTGATATGACTGATGAATTAAAAGATGAAGTTAAAGCAGAATATGAAAGAAATATTCCGTTAAGTAGATTTGGTCAACCAAAAGAAATAGCAGATGCAGTAGCATTTTTATTAAGTGATCATTCATCGTATATTACGGGTGAAATACTAAAAGTAAATGGTGGATTATACGTTTAA
- the acpP gene encoding acyl carrier protein: protein MALFDDVKEVVVEQLDCDPAEVKEESKFIEDLGADSLDVVELVMALEEKFDIEIPDEDAEGILTVADAIKYIEDNA, encoded by the coding sequence ATGGCATTATTTGATGATGTAAAAGAAGTAGTAGTTGAGCAACTTGATTGTGATCCTGCAGAAGTTAAGGAAGAGTCTAAATTTATTGAAGATTTAGGTGCTGACTCATTAGACGTTGTTGAATTAGTTATGGCGTTAGAAGAGAAATTCGATATCGAGATTCCAGACGAAGATGCAGAGGGTATCTTAACTGTTGCTGATGCTATCAAATACATCGAAGATAACGCGTAA